A single window of Nicotiana tomentosiformis chromosome 1, ASM39032v3, whole genome shotgun sequence DNA harbors:
- the LOC138908516 gene encoding uncharacterized protein, producing the protein MEDMLIPCVIDFKGSGIDSFPWPGKARLYGTDLVKDALEKVKLIQEQLRTAQSRQKSYEDQNSHDLSFMVGEKVLLKGSPMKGIMRFEKKGKLSERFIVPFRVLRRVGEVSYELASPPSLSGVHLVFHVSMLLKYHGDKSHVPDYITIQLDESLGYLEEPVAIIDRQVPQLRSKKISTIQF; encoded by the coding sequence ATGGAGGATATGCTCATACCGTGTGTgattgacttcaaaggtagtgggatcgattctttccCTTGGCCCGgcaaggctaggttatatgggactgatttagtgaaggatgccttggagaaggtaaaattgattcaggagcaacttcgcaccgcacagtccagacagaagagttacgagGATCAAAAttcgcatgatttatcatttatggtgggcgagaaagttctcttgaaaggttcgccaatgaagggtatcatgaggttcgaaaagaagggcaagctgagtgaGAGGTTTATTGTCCCATTTagggtgttgaggcgagttggggaggtttcatATGAGCTTGCTtcgcctcccagtctatcaggagttcatctggttttccatgtgtctatgctcctgAAGTACCATGGTGACAAGTCACATGTGCCAGATTACATCACGATTcaactagatgagagcttgggttatttggaggagccagttgccattattgacagGCAAGTTccccagttgaggtctaagaagatttctaCGATACAATTCTAG